CGTTAGATCTCGATGTATGTCCCCACGAATGCCAAAAATATCTGATTATGGTGCCAATTCTCGCAGTATAGTAGTCCACCAAATCGAGATAAACTCACTTAGCTCGAATAATGGGTAGATTGAAGATCACCGCGTCTGATGGGTACGGTATGAGCGATTCGGCGGACACATCTAGGACCGCTGTCAAAACCTACGTCCCGGCCTACCAGAAAGCGGCCTGGCAGGACCACGCCGACGAACTGGACATGAGCCAGAGCGAGTTCGTCCGAACGATGGTCCAGGCGGGGCGACAGGGGTTCGAACCCGGTTCAGCGGAACCCGATTCCACCGACCCAGACCCCGGGGGTAACGGCCTCGAAACACAGGTCCTCGAATTACTCTCGTCTGACACGTACTCGTGGGAGGAGCTGCTCGAGGCGGTCTCCGACGACATCGAGTCCCGATTGGACGAGACGCTCGAGGAACTGCAGTCGACCAACCGAATTCGATACAGCGGACGCCACGGCGGATACACGACCGTCGAGGGTGGTGGCGATGGCGACTGAGCCCACAGCCGATCCCCCCGCGGACGTGACTGACCCGATCGCGTACTTCCTCGACGACCAGCGGTACCACGGCAAGAGCGAACGGACGCTCGAGGCCTACGAGCGCGTGCTCCGACGGTTCGAGGCGTTCGTCCGGGCGGAGTTCGACGGAGACGCGGTCGGCGCGGCCACCCGACGGGAGTGTATGGCCTGGATCCACTCGCTGCGCGGGTCGTTCGAATCCAGCACGATCGCGACCTACGCCTCGTATCTCAACCGTTTCTACGATTACATGACCCGCGTCGGCGTCTTCGACGACAACCCGATGGCGCTAGTCATGGAAGAGATGTCCGAATCGATCGATACGAACCCGACGAGACGCGACATCTCGGTCGGCGAGATGCGGTCGTTCGTCGACTCGATCGCCCATCCCCTCGAACGCGCCGTCGTCGTCACCCACCTGAAGACGGGAATGCGGGTCGGCGAGCTCTGCAACCTCGATCTTCGTGACCTCCACCTCGAGATGCCGCCGCTCGAACTCGAGTGGACGCCACGCGTCGGACTCGAGCAGCGGCCGTCGTCGGTGTTCGTTTCCGCCGAACCGGCCCGCGGCACAGCCGTCAACGGCGAGGAACGGACGGCCTCGAACAAGCGAAAGCGGGACACGATCGTGCCGGTCGACGACGAACTTCGGCGGGTGTTGCTCGAGTGGCTGGCGATCCGTCCGGACGCGGTTTCGCCGGCGCGACCGCTCTTCCTCGACACGCGGGATTCGTGGGGCGAGCGGCTCACGCCGTCGGACGTCCGCTATATCGTCGCGAAACACGCTCGAGAGCGCGGCTGGTACCGGACCGGCGGCGGAACGCAGGAGAACGTCACGCCCCACTACTTCCGGCACTTCTTCACCACACATCTGCGGGATCGAACCGGCGACCGGGGGATCGTACAGTACCTCCGTGGCGACGTCGCCGGGGACGTGATCGACACCTACACCCACAACTGGGGCGACCGCGTTCGTGAGACCTATCTCGAGTGTATCTACGCCGTGACCCGGTGACGAGAAACCAACGACCGACGCGGTCGACGCCAGTCTCTTCGTCCGTTTCGCTGTCCGTTCGTCCAGACGTTTTGACCGGCACGCAACGATGGCCAGTGATTACTCCGTTCGAAGTAAATCTCGCTGCCTCAAACCGACCGTATAAATCATATATCGATATACGAATGTTCCCGTCCCGCACCACCGTCTCGGAGGATAGGCTGAACGTCCGCTTGGGGATGAGGTACTCGACACCCAGATTCGAGAGCGTTTGAGAGACCGCCGTCACATCGAACGCTGCAGCACACAGGACCCTCTATCGGGACGTGTGTCTGCGCCCGCCGCACGAATCGTTGCACTACTCAAAGCAACGCAATCGCTGTAGCCTCGTACGCCATACGCAAGAGTAAATCGAAGGACAAACGTCGACGCCGAGGTCGCCACCAATCCGCACACACAGACTTACACAGTCGTTCGAAGCGACCACTTTCACCCACTAGAATTACGTATTTGGGCGGAGGAGCCGTCGACAGCACTACGGATAAGAACCAATGAACGCGAACGTATTCGACCCCGATAGACACCCACTGACGCCGATGCTCGACTCGAAGACAATCAGCCACGGCCGATCCCGAACCGAGCAATGAATCGAGCGTTGTCAGAACAGGACAGCAACGTTGACAGTGAGGTGTCGTTCGTACTCGTTCCCGGTGCGTGGCTTGGGGGATGGTGTTGGAAACATCTCACACCCCTACTCAGCGAAGAGGGCCACGAGGTGCACACCCCGACACTGACGGGTCTTGGCGAACGAGTACACCTCGCTCGTCCTGACACCGATCTCGAAACACACGTTCGTGACATCGTGAACGTCCTCGAGTATCGAGAGCTTGAGGACGTTGTCCTTGTTGGTCACAGCTACGCAGGGTTGGTGGTTTTGCGGGTGGCCGAGGAGATCCCGGAGCGACTCGCACACGTCGTCTACCTCGACGCACTGATCCCGATGGACAACGACCCCGTCGCAGCCTCCGACTTCTATCCACCGGCGGAGTGGACAACGATGGAAGCAACTGCGGAAGGTAACGACGGCGGGTGGCCACTGCCAGACGACCATTCAGGCTGGGTCGGTATCTCGGACGAAGACACAGAGTGGATACGAAAAAAGGCGACACCCCATCCACTGAATACGTTCGAACAGACAGTGACCGCGGAGAACCCGGACACAACAAATATCCCACACTCATACATTCTTTGTCAAGACAACGGCATGGATGATGACGTGTTGGAGATGATTCGACGGCTCTGTAACGAACGAGCGTGGGATTTGTACGAACTGGAAACCGGTCACTGGCCTATGGTGTCGGAACCCGATAGGCTCGCCCAGCACCTCCTTGACGTTCCACAGACCGGCTGAATTACCCGAGAGCGGTTCAAAATTGACGGCTACACTGCTGTTCTGTGGGAGATAGTACTGCGTGTGGCTGCTCGTACCGGCGGCTCACGGACAGGTACCAGATACTCGCGGGTGCCGGACCCGACGTCATTCGACCGGAGTCGGGTTCGAGTCGCTGGTCAGGAACAGGACGCCGATGCCGGCGATCGGGATATTCGAGCGCGAGACGACGGCACATTCGACGGATTCTCGCCGGGCAGACGGTGCTGTGGAGCCTATCGGCCGACGACGAGCTCCGTCTCGAGGTCGCCGCCGTTCAGCAGCGATCGGACGAGGTCGACCGTGGGGGTCGTCTCCGCCGTGTTCTCGAGCAGTACGGTCTCGCTCGGGAACAGTTGCTCGCCGAGCAGGAGGCCGTGGTCGCGCGCGGTCGACCCGGTGACGGTCAGGTAGACACCCAGCCCCGCGTCGGCGATGGCCGCCTCCTCTTCGCGACCCTCGTCGGGGTAGTAAAATTCGATGTCGTCGAGCGCCCGCGTTCCGAGCACCGCCTGTACGAGCCGTTCGTATCTGGGCTCGATACACAGCGGCCCCTCGTAGGACTCGAGGAAGTCCCGATCGATCGACCCCGCGGCCGGTGCGACTTCGGGCCCGGCCAACAGCGTGTGGTAGACCGTATCACCGAGCCCCGTGACGACCTGCACGTCGGTATCGGAGGGGTTGATCCGGGCGTTGATGTCTGCGATCCGGTCGAGCGGCTCCGGCCGGAGCTCGACGACCTCCTCGAGAACGAGATCGGCGCTGTCGAAGCCGA
The Natrinema salaciae genome window above contains:
- a CDS encoding tyrosine-type recombinase/integrase, which encodes MATEPTADPPADVTDPIAYFLDDQRYHGKSERTLEAYERVLRRFEAFVRAEFDGDAVGAATRRECMAWIHSLRGSFESSTIATYASYLNRFYDYMTRVGVFDDNPMALVMEEMSESIDTNPTRRDISVGEMRSFVDSIAHPLERAVVVTHLKTGMRVGELCNLDLRDLHLEMPPLELEWTPRVGLEQRPSSVFVSAEPARGTAVNGEERTASNKRKRDTIVPVDDELRRVLLEWLAIRPDAVSPARPLFLDTRDSWGERLTPSDVRYIVAKHARERGWYRTGGGTQENVTPHYFRHFFTTHLRDRTGDRGIVQYLRGDVAGDVIDTYTHNWGDRVRETYLECIYAVTR
- a CDS encoding alpha/beta fold hydrolase translates to MSEQDSNVDSEVSFVLVPGAWLGGWCWKHLTPLLSEEGHEVHTPTLTGLGERVHLARPDTDLETHVRDIVNVLEYRELEDVVLVGHSYAGLVVLRVAEEIPERLAHVVYLDALIPMDNDPVAASDFYPPAEWTTMEATAEGNDGGWPLPDDHSGWVGISDEDTEWIRKKATPHPLNTFEQTVTAENPDTTNIPHSYILCQDNGMDDDVLEMIRRLCNERAWDLYELETGHWPMVSEPDRLAQHLLDVPQTG
- a CDS encoding DUF5805 domain-containing protein, encoding MSDSADTSRTAVKTYVPAYQKAAWQDHADELDMSQSEFVRTMVQAGRQGFEPGSAEPDSTDPDPGGNGLETQVLELLSSDTYSWEELLEAVSDDIESRLDETLEELQSTNRIRYSGRHGGYTTVEGGGDGD